GATAGCGATATCGGCGCGTTTGTCGAACAGCGCATCCCACACACCGTCGTGGACGTCGATCTCTAAATGAATTTCTGTGTGCGGAAAGTGCTGTTCACTTTCTTTGAGCAATGAATAAATTGGCTTTAGGCTGACGATGTTGTTGAGCGACAGGCTAAGGCGAGTTTCCGCACCGGAAGAGATCCTCTGCGTTGCCTGATGCAGCTCTTCCAGCTCGGCGAGAATGAGCTGCCCCTTATTGATGAAGTAGTGCCCCGCCTCGGTTAACTTAAGCTGTTTACCGCAGCGTTCAAACAGGCGCAGGCCCAAGTCGCTTTCCAGCTTGTGCACCGTATAGCTTAACGCCGTCGGAACTTTGTGCAGTTCCTGCGCCGCCGCCGCAAAGCTGCCGCAGCGGGCGGTGGTGACGATAACGTTTAATGCCTGAGACGTAATAAGCATAGCTATACTCCCGAAATATTATGCGGGTTAACGGCGATCTCGCTTTCAATTAACCTGATAGTGCGCCCGCTTGGCGGCCTGTAGCTTTTCATAGGCGCTCAGCAACGCACCATGCGCTGATAAAGAGGAAAGTTCGGCATCGATATCGAACAGTCCGTAAAAGCGCGTTTCGCCTCGGATGGCTCGCCAGGCCGCATCCACCGTTTCCTCTCCATACATACGGATAAATGCGGGATTGTATAGCTCAGGCTCCCTCTCTTCCTCATCAACCAGCATTAAAAGAAGGGTAGTTAGGCAGCGATAGTAGTTGCTTTGCTCTGGCGTAAACAGTGAAGCGTTGAAGTCCTGTGTCCACTCTACCCAGCTCAGCGCCTGTTCCAGATCGCCGCCGGCCAGTGCCAACATGGCCTTGAGTTCGCCAATGCGGAGGCTGCTCCAGCCGTTGCCGGAACCCGTTGCCATGCCTAAAAGCTCGCGAATACGAATGGCGTCATCCAGCCCCTCATCGTCCAGCAGAGCGATAAGCGCCAGATACTCTTCCTGAGACCACTGACTGGAAGGCAGTGACAGGAGAGTCTGCCGAAGATGAATCGCCATATTGTTGTTGGCAAGAACAAGGTCTTCGGCAGGGTAGATGTCTGACATTCCGGGAGCGAGGATCCGGCAGGCGTCAACGCCGAGGTGGGCGTAGTCGGCAATGTAAACCTCTACGTCTTCGCGGCGGAAAATATCCATCATTGCCGCAAACTCTTCTTCCGTGGTGCCGCTGAAGTCCCAGTCCACAAAGTCATAGTCAGACTGCGCTTTGAACAGATCCCAAGAGATAAGTCCGCTGGAGTCAATAAAATGAGTTTCCAGATTGGCGTGGTCGGCCACTTCTTCGTTATCAAAAGTCGGGGCGTTGAAAACGTCTAGGTCTTTCAGGCTCCTTCCCTGTAGCAGTTCGGTGACCGTACGCTCAAGGGCAACGCCAAAGTCAGGGTGAGCGCCAAAAGAGGCGAAGCAGCTGCCGTTGTGTGGGTTAAACAGCACTACGCAAATAACCGGATACTGGCCGCCAAGAGAGGCATCGTAGGCAAAAATCGGGAATCCTTCCGCTTCAAGGGCACTGATGGCCTCTTTTACCGGCGGATAGCGATCGATGACTGCATCGGGGATGTTCGGCAGGCTTATCGCTTCGGCAATGATGCGGTTTTTGACATAGCGCTCGAAGATTTCTGACAGTGCCTGTACTCGGGCTTCATTGCGGTTGTTCCCCGCAGACATGCCGTTAGAGACGTAAAGATTGCCGATGATATTGACCGGAATATAGACCGTAGCGTCATCTGACTGGCGTGCAAAGGGAAGGGCGCAGATACCCCGTTCAGCGTTGCTGGACTGAAGGTCAACCAGCCCGCTGGCCGTCAGGCTTTGTTCTGGATCGTAGAAAGCAAGCAGGCGATCGTCGAGCAGGCCTTCTGGCAGTGATTCATCTTCAGGAATAGAGAACCACTTTTCGTTGGGATAGTGAATGAAATCCCCTTCAGCAACGGTCTGCCCCAGATAAAAGTCGGCAAAAAAGTAGTTAGTCGACAGGCGCTCGAAGTATTCACCCAGTGCGGAAGCCAGTGCGGCCTTGCGAGAAGCTCCTTTTCCGTTAGTAAAGCATAGGGGGCAGTCCTTATCCCGAATATGGACTGACCACACGTTAGGAATAGGGTTTAGCCAAGAAGCTTCTTCAATGTGAAAGCCCAGTTGAGTCAGCTTTTGCTGAAAGCGCTCAATGGAGGTTTCCAGCGCGGCGTCTTTGCCGGGGATAAAGGTTTGTGGAGTGCTCTGCATGGTCATCGTCTCGATAGTAGGCGGTAGCCGAGTTGGCCGTTTTGCTCGCGGCATAATACGGGGTTTTCGTTTAAAGCTCTACTGCATGAGAACACAGGGCATTTTGCGGGCGGTATCTCACAGAATAATCGAGGAATTATCGATAGGATGCGTTGTAGTTTTAATGTTCTTTCTTATTGGAGATGTGAATATGTCCGTATTTAAGAAATTGACTCTTGGCCTTGCGCTTTGCTGTGTGAGTTCCCTGACGGTAGCTAAACTGCCGACTATTACTGTCTTCGCCACGGGAGGAACTATTGCTGGCGGCGGCGCGTCTGAAACCCAGACTAACTACGTTTCTGCCCAAGTTGGGGTGGAGGGGTTGGTGAATGCTGTTCCGGCGTTAAAAGACATTGCCACTATAAAAGGAGAGCAGATTGTCAGTATCGGCTCTCAGGATATGAATGATGAAGTGTGGTTAAAGCTGGCGAAGTCCATTAATGAACAGTGCTCAAACAGCGATGGTTTTGTCATTACGCACGGTACTGACACAATGGAAGAAACGGCGTATTTTCTAAACTTGACGGTTAGCTGCAGTAAGCCAGTTGTTCTGGTCGGCGCCATGCGCCCGTCAACAGCGATGAGCGCAGACGGCCCATTCAACCTTTATAACGCCGTAGTTGTTGCATCCTCACCGGATTCTAAAGGGCGGGGTGTTCTGGTTGCCATGAACGATACGATTTTGGACGCCCGAGATGTGGCTAAGACGAATACTACCGGCGTACAAACCTTTATGGGGCCAAACTATGGTGCGTTAGGCTATATCCACAACGGTAAAGTTGACTATCAGCGTATGCCTACAAGACAGCATGCCCCTAAAGCGCGGTTCAATGTAGATAAGCTGACTGAGCTACCTAAAGTTGACATTGTCTACAGCTATGCGAATGCTTCTCCTGCGCCGGTAAAGGCGTTGGTTAACGAAGGTGCAAAAGGTATCGTTAGTGCAGGGGTAGGAAATGGCAATATGTATAAAGGCATTTTTGATGCTGTTGTGCAGGCTAAAGAGCAGGGCGTTGTGATTGTTCGCTCGTCCCGCGTTCCCAGCGGAGCGACAACCCGCGATGCTGAGGTAGATGACAACAAATATGGCTTTGTGGCTTCCGGCACGTTGAATCCACAAAAGGCAAGAGTGCTTTTACAGCTGGCGCTGACGAAGACCTCCGATCCCGCTGAAATTCAAGAGATGTTCAACAAGTATTAATGAAAGAGTGACACACGCGGCAGAGTTGGGATATCCGACTCTGCCGCTTTTCATTCTCGCTGCTGACCTTAAGTAAGGTGCAGGCTTCGAATCATCTCTCCCGCTTGAAATAGCAATGTGGGTAAATTCCACATTTACTCACTTCTTCTCACTTCTTCATTTAAAAAAGAAAACCGCCAAACAAAAAGAAAAGGCCAATATTTCCTGCATGAGAGAAGAGATAAGCATTGCAGCAAAACTAAGTGAATGATAAAACCGATAGTCTCGTTTTAATTTCTGCTTCTTTGAATACGCTTATCAGGACGGTGAACACAAATGGCACAAGTTTTCAATTTCAGTGCGGGGCCGGCGATGCTACCGGTTGAGGTATTACGTCAGGCGCAGCAGGAGCTGTGCGATTGGCAAGGGCTCGGCACTTCGGTTATGGAAATTAGTCACCGCAGCAAAGAATTTATGCAGGTTGCTGAAACTGCGGAACAGGATCTGCGCGATCTGATGAAAATTCCTGACGGCTATAAGGTTCTTTTCTGTCACGGCGGCGCTCGCGCTCAGTTTGCGGCAGTACCGCTTAACCTGCTGGGCAGCAGCGCACAGGCGGACTATATCGACGGCGGCTACTGGGCACATAGCGCTATACAGGAAGCGGAAAAATACTGTACGCCGAAGGTTATTGATGTAAAAACGCAGGCCAATGGGCTTACTGCTATTCGTCCGATGCGTGAATGGGCCCTGAGCGACTCATCGGCTTTTGTGCACTTTTGCCCCAATGAAACGATTGACGGTATCGCCATTGATGAGCAGCCCGATTTCGGCGACAGGATTGTGGTTGCCGATATGTCATCCAATATTCTGTCCCATCAGGTTGACGTTAGCCGCTATGGCTTAATCTATGCGGGCGCACAGAAAAATATTGGCCCAGCGGGGATCACCGTGGTCATCGTGCGGGAAGACCTGCTGGGGAAAGCTCGTAAAGAAACGCCGTCTATTTTGGACTACGCGGTTCTGGACAAAAACGACTCGATGTTTAATACGCCGCCTACCTTTGCCTGGTATCTGTCTGGTTTGGTGTTCAAATGGCTCAAGGCTCAGGGCGGCCTGACTGAGATGGCGCGTCGCAATGAAGAAAAGGCGCAGCATCTTTATCATGCCATCGACAGCAGTGATTTTTATCGTAACGGTGTGGCGCCTGCCAACCGCTCCAAGATGAACGTTCCCTTCCAACTGGCTGATGGCGAGCTGGATAAACTGTTCCTGGAAGAGTCTAAAGCGGCCGGTTTACACGCTCTGAAAGGGCACCGTGTACTTGGCGGCATGCGCGCGTCGCTGTATAACGCTATGCCTTTGGCTGGCGTGCAGGCGTTGACTGAGTTTATGAGCGATTTTGAACGTCGTCATGGCTAATTGCCCTATCAGAAAATCACGACAGACCACTTTCGGCACCGTCTCCTGCCGAGAGTGGGATTCATCATTTCTCACGTAATATGACGATAGTGCGTCAGGGAGCGACATCATGAAAACCATCGGCCTGATTGGCGGTATGAGCTGGGAATCGACTATCCCTTACTACCGTCATATTAATGAAACAGTAAAGCACCGTCTGGGCGGGCTTCATTCCGCAAAGGTCGTTCTTTACAGCGTAGACTTTGACGAAATTGAACGCCTCCAGCATCAGGGGGACTGGATAGCAGCAGGCGAGGTGCTGGCTGGCGCAGCTCGCCGCCTGAACAGTGCCGGAGCCGACTTCTTAGTGATCTGTACCAATACTATGCACAAAGTGTATGAACAGGTTGCTGACGCGGTGCC
This DNA window, taken from Leminorella richardii, encodes the following:
- the ycaO gene encoding 30S ribosomal protein S12 methylthiotransferase accessory factor YcaO, with the translated sequence MQSTPQTFIPGKDAALETSIERFQQKLTQLGFHIEEASWLNPIPNVWSVHIRDKDCPLCFTNGKGASRKAALASALGEYFERLSTNYFFADFYLGQTVAEGDFIHYPNEKWFSIPEDESLPEGLLDDRLLAFYDPEQSLTASGLVDLQSSNAERGICALPFARQSDDATVYIPVNIIGNLYVSNGMSAGNNRNEARVQALSEIFERYVKNRIIAEAISLPNIPDAVIDRYPPVKEAISALEAEGFPIFAYDASLGGQYPVICVVLFNPHNGSCFASFGAHPDFGVALERTVTELLQGRSLKDLDVFNAPTFDNEEVADHANLETHFIDSSGLISWDLFKAQSDYDFVDWDFSGTTEEEFAAMMDIFRREDVEVYIADYAHLGVDACRILAPGMSDIYPAEDLVLANNNMAIHLRQTLLSLPSSQWSQEEYLALIALLDDEGLDDAIRIRELLGMATGSGNGWSSLRIGELKAMLALAGGDLEQALSWVEWTQDFNASLFTPEQSNYYRCLTTLLLMLVDEEEREPELYNPAFIRMYGEETVDAAWRAIRGETRFYGLFDIDAELSSLSAHGALLSAYEKLQAAKRAHYQVN
- the ansB gene encoding L-asparaginase 2; translation: MSVFKKLTLGLALCCVSSLTVAKLPTITVFATGGTIAGGGASETQTNYVSAQVGVEGLVNAVPALKDIATIKGEQIVSIGSQDMNDEVWLKLAKSINEQCSNSDGFVITHGTDTMEETAYFLNLTVSCSKPVVLVGAMRPSTAMSADGPFNLYNAVVVASSPDSKGRGVLVAMNDTILDARDVAKTNTTGVQTFMGPNYGALGYIHNGKVDYQRMPTRQHAPKARFNVDKLTELPKVDIVYSYANASPAPVKALVNEGAKGIVSAGVGNGNMYKGIFDAVVQAKEQGVVIVRSSRVPSGATTRDAEVDDNKYGFVASGTLNPQKARVLLQLALTKTSDPAEIQEMFNKY
- the serC gene encoding 3-phosphoserine/phosphohydroxythreonine transaminase, giving the protein MAQVFNFSAGPAMLPVEVLRQAQQELCDWQGLGTSVMEISHRSKEFMQVAETAEQDLRDLMKIPDGYKVLFCHGGARAQFAAVPLNLLGSSAQADYIDGGYWAHSAIQEAEKYCTPKVIDVKTQANGLTAIRPMREWALSDSSAFVHFCPNETIDGIAIDEQPDFGDRIVVADMSSNILSHQVDVSRYGLIYAGAQKNIGPAGITVVIVREDLLGKARKETPSILDYAVLDKNDSMFNTPPTFAWYLSGLVFKWLKAQGGLTEMARRNEEKAQHLYHAIDSSDFYRNGVAPANRSKMNVPFQLADGELDKLFLEESKAAGLHALKGHRVLGGMRASLYNAMPLAGVQALTEFMSDFERRHG